Proteins co-encoded in one Arachis hypogaea cultivar Tifrunner chromosome 11, arahy.Tifrunner.gnm2.J5K5, whole genome shotgun sequence genomic window:
- the LOC112720218 gene encoding probable long-chain-alcohol O-fatty-acyltransferase 5 — protein sequence MDDEIQNFFKVWMIATICLCYCYYISSRIPKGFFRLLSILPVLFIFLTLPFSLHSFHLGGPTTFFLVWLSSFKLILFSFNQPPLSLSPNIFHFISIASLPIKLKQQPTKTNNPKLDNHKKPILLPLKVVLLAAIIRAYDYRESMHSYMILILYCCHMYLGIELVLAIAAAPVRTVFGFEIEPQFNEPYLSTSLQDFWGRRWNLMVTSILRPTVYDPVRSVSNGVFGITCAARAAILATFLVSGLMHELIYYYLSRVSPTWEVTWFFVLHGVCTAVEVAVKKVMIRRGWRLHPVVSGLLTLTFLAVSGNWLFFPQLVRNGVDKKAIREYAILVNFVRSKLPVNLVKSL from the coding sequence atggaTGATGAGATTCAAAATTTCTTCAAGGTATGGATGATAGCCACAATATGTCTCTGCTATTGCTACTACATCTCTTCAAGAATACCAAAAGGCTTCTTCAGACTCCTTTCCATTCTTCCTGTTCTCTTCATCTTCCTCACCCTTCCCTTCTCTCTCCACTCCTTCCACCTCGGTGGGCCCACCACCTTCTTCCTCGTTTGGCTCTCATCTTTCAAACTCATTCTTTTCTCCTTCAACCAACCCCCTCTTTCCCTCTCCCCAAACATCTTCCATTTCATTTCCATAGCTTCCCTTCCCATAAAACTCAAACAACAACCAACCAAAACCAATAATCCAAAATTAGATAACCATAAAAAACCGATTTTGCTTCCCCTAAAAGTGGTTCTCTTGGCCGCAATAATCCGTGCCTATGATTACAGAGAATCCATGCATTCTTACATGATCTTGATCCTCTACTGCTGCCACATGTACCTAGGTATAGAGCTTGTGCTAGCCATAGCTGCAGCACCGGTTCGAACCGTTTTCGGCTTCGAGATCGAGCCGCAGTTCAACGAGCCGTACCTAAGCACTTCACTTCAAGACTTCTGGGGTCGTAGGTGGAACCTCATGGTTACAAGTATTCTACGCCCTACCGTATACGATCCGGTTAGAAGTGTTTCTAACGGTGTTTTTGGAATCACGTGCGCGGCACGTGCTGCCATCCTGGCCACGTTCCTTGTGTCGGGGTTAATGCATGAGTTGATATATTACTATCTTTCACGTGTTTCTCCCACGTGGGAGGTCACGTGGTTTTTTGTGCTCCATGGAGTGTGTACGGCGGTGGAGGTGGCGGTGAAGAAAGTGATGATCCGCCGTGGGTGGAGGTTACACCCTGTGGTGTCGGGGTTGCTGACGTTGACGTTCTTGGCTGTGAGTGGGAACTGGCTGTTTTTTCCTCAGCTGGTGAGGAATGGTGTGGATAAGAAGGCTATAAGGGAGTATGCTATATTGGTAAATTTTGTGAGGTCTAAGTTACCGGTAAATTTGGTTAAGTCTCTATGA
- the LOC112720219 gene encoding V-type proton ATPase subunit e1 isoform X2: MGFLVTSLIFLVVGIIACLFTRICCNRGPSTNIFHLTLVITATICCWMMWAIVYLAQMKPLIVPILNEGE, translated from the exons ATGGGTTTCTTGGTAACGTCGCTAATCTTTTTAGTTGTTGGTATAATTGCGTGCCTTTTCACCAGAATTTGCTGCAACAGAGGGCCTTCCACTAATAT CTTTCACCTAACTTTGGTCATTACTGCAACAATATGCTGCTGGATGAT GTGGGCGATTGTATATCTCGCGCAGATGAAACCGCTCATAGTACCAATACTGAATGAGGGCGAATAA
- the LOC112720219 gene encoding uncharacterized protein isoform X1 yields MSLEFGLQNLCSHREWKPLGERGRCLGLGRPRPSFSESEECRRVSVYAKCDEAAGTMRSLHCHHQASQTSELSPNFGHYCNNMLLDDVGDCISRADETAHSTNTE; encoded by the exons ATGTCACTTGAATTTGGACTTCAAAATCTTTGTAGTCACCGGGAATGGAAGCCACTGGGAGAGAGAGGCCGTTGTTTGGGCCTAGGAAGGCCCAGGCCCAGTTTCTCTGAATCAGAGGAATGTCGACGCGTTTCAGTATATGCGAAATGTGACGAAGCAGCGGGCACCATGAGATCTCTACACTGTCATCACCAAGCTTCACAAACCTCCGAG CTTTCACCTAACTTTGGTCATTACTGCAACAATATGCTGCTGGATGAT GTGGGCGATTGTATATCTCGCGCAGATGAAACCGCTCATAGTACCAATACTGAATGA
- the LOC112720220 gene encoding FBD-associated F-box protein At4g10400 has translation MERIEKRKMDRFSALPDSLIGHILSFLPTKTAVSTSLLSRRWRYLWQHLQVFNFQLEEEEEEEEEDEQYDWSFMHFSAFVNGVLAQRRNRDIRKFRLSSSYTGEASFHARSFNYWSLAAIGPQLQDLNLSLYAPYLKKHFVWFPSSSVLRGIFSCTSLISLTLDGLICVNKISSVHLPALRTMRLSMDTPYPLDVKIFSGCPVLEDLYLQFNQINAPKIIFPNSLKRLEVHNRKSSTRREVEVEIEAPALEYLTFFLYIGLSQLTVNNLHNVKVADLDLREDDPDYIHMLLNALNRIKKLHLHISILECILGAPAFDFPEFSCLLHLELKCFNPTLIINLLYKCPMLQVFKICNYEQIWIEPTGNSSSWTPPTCVPDCLASHLTKIEFKGYKGSNDELGFIAYILKSGIVLQTVTVNLDSLKNEKGKSKKKYNITKELCAIPRGSNMCRIEIKD, from the exons ATGGAGaggattgaaaaaagaaaaatggacaGGTTTAGTGCCCTACCGGACTCCCTCATCGGCCACATTCTGTCCTTCCTCCCCACCAAAACCGCCGTTTCCACCAGCCTCCTCTCTCGCAGGTGGCGCTACCTCTGGCAGCATCTCCAAGTCTTCAACTTCCAActcgaggaagaggaagaggaagaggaagaggacgagCAATACGACTGGTCCTTCATGCACTTTTCTGCTTTCGTAAACGGAGTTCTTGCGCAGCGTAGGAATCGAGACATCCGCAAGTTCCGCCTCTCAAGCAGCTACACAGGTGAAGCCTCGTTCCATGCACGTTCTTTCAATTACTGGTCACTTGCTGCCATTGGACCTCAACTCCAGGACCTTAATCTTTCTTTGTATGCTCCGTATTTAAAGAAACACTTCGTGTGGTTTCCTTCTTCCAGCGTCCTACGTGGCATCTTCAGTTGTACTTCTCTCATTTCACTCACTTTGGATGGTTTGATATGCGTCAATAAGATATCGTCTGTTCATTTGCCAGCCCTCAGGACTATGAGACTCTCCATGGATACACCGTATCCCTTAGACGTGAAGATTTTTTCTGGCTGCCCGGTCCTTGAAGATCTTTATCTCCAGTTTAACCAAATAAATGCTCCCAAGATAATTTTTCCTAATTCCTTGAAGAGGCTGGAAGTTCATAATCGCAAGTCATCTACACGTAGAGAAGTTGAAGTTGAAATAGAAGCTCCGGCACTTGAATATCTTACTTTCTTCTTATATATTGGACTAAGCCAGTTGACTGTCAACAATTTGCACAATGTGAAAGTAGCAGATCTTGATCTCAGGGAAGACGATCCTGATTATATACATATGCTTCTAAATGCACTCAACCGAATAAAAAAGCTCCACTTGCATATTTCGATATTAGAG TGCATACTTGGTGCCCCAGCTTTTGATTTTCCGGAATTCAGTTGTTTACTTCATTTAGAGCTAAAATGTTTCAATCCGACTCTAATCATAAACCTGCTTTACAAGTGTCCTATGCTTCAAGTTTTCAAGATTTGTAATTATGAGCAG ATTTGGATTGAGCCAACCGGCAATTCTAGCAGCTGGACACCCCCTACTTGTGTTCCTGATTGTCTTGCATCACACTTGACAAAAATTGAATTCAAAGGATATAAAGGTTCTAATGATGAGCTGGGATTCATTGCCTATATCTTAAAAAGTGGGATTGTTTTGCAAACAGTTACTGTTAATCTTGATTCGCTTAAGAATGAAAAGGGCAAGAGCAAGAAAAAATACAATATCACTAAAGAATTGTGTGCCATCCCAAGGGGATCCAACATGTGCCGAATTGAAATTAAAGACTAA